Within Acinetobacter sp. LoGeW2-3, the genomic segment TTTAAATACATCATTACGTTTGAAAAAATTACTCGATCCATCTCGCCTGCTCGTTACTGAAAGTGGGATCGCTACGCCTACGGATGTGGCAATGATGCAGGAACATGATATTCATGCTTTCCTGGTTGGTGAAAGCTTTATGAAACAGCCGCGTCCGGATCATGCTTTCCGTGAACTGTTTGGTGAGCCTGAAGCCGTATAACAAACTTTAATTCAGGGCAAAATAGGTTTTGCCCTGATTCTTTGAACTGAATAAAACAGCTTTTAGACTTTTTTTAATTTATCTGCTTCCCTCTTCTATCCGCTTAAAATATTGCTAAATACTTAGCTTAAATAAGTCTAATTTATACCAAAAAGTAAAATATAAAATTCGACCCATCTTTAAATACACGTTAAAAACAGAACAGACCAAAGAGCTCATTTTTTGGCTTAATCTTATTATTTTTATATCAAAATCAGTTCATTATTCACCTGAATAAATTGTCTTGAATGCATGAACGTAATTCAGTTCTCATTTGTCTCATTCGAGACTATAATTTAGTTATATTTTCGCATCTTCCATGTTTTTTCATTATGAGCAAACACGATTCTTCGCTTTCCAAAGATCAGTTTAATTTGCTAAAGCAATTTAAAAAGCAGATCAGTAATCCACAGCCGCGCGTTGAAGTTGAAGCACCTGTGGTGAAAACACCTGAACAGGAACAGGCTGATGAGCTTGAATTATTTCGCAAGCAGATGCAGGGTGTACAAAAAATCGATAGCGGCAATATCGCGAAAATCGAAAAAACCGGCAAGAAAAAACCGGATGCGCAGACACTCGCCAAACGTGCGGCTGCCGAAGGTCCGATGCAAACCGATGAAACTGCCCTTTCAGATACCCAAGCCATGCTAAATCCAGTCGGCAGTCAGGCTGCGTTGAGCTATCGTATTGCGACACTACAGCATAAAGTCTTTGAAGATTTTAAAGCAGGTAACTTGCGCTGGTATGAAGCGGTGGATCTGCATGGCTGTACCGTGGAAGAAGCGCGTGTTGCAGTGCTGCAAATCATTCAGATGGCAAAAGACGAAAACCAGAACGTAATTAAGATCGTACATGGTAAAGGTCCAGAAGCGATTTTAAAAACCTATGTGAACGGTTGGCTACGTCAACACCGCGATGTTTTGGCCTTTGTCAGTGCACCTGAAAACCAGGGTGGTACAGGCGCTGTGCTGGTTCTACTCAAGCGTGCGGAAAAGAATCCAAAGTTCAAACAGTAATCGGAATTAACTCCAAATTAAGGCAATGTAATAGTTTTCTGCTACAATGCCGTCCTTGTTCTATCTCAGTGTAAGTGAATACGTCTCATGACTATGCAGCAATCCTACGCAAACATTCTTACTGCCGTTGGTGAAGATTTAAATCGCCCTGGTCTCAAAGATACGCCCGTGCGTGCTGCGAAAGCATTTTCGTATTTAACTTCTGGCTATAGCCAAACGCTGGAAGAAGTGACCAATAATGCAGTATTTCCATCTGATAACCATGAGATGGTTTTGGTCAAAAATATCGAATTTTATTCACTGTGTGAACACCATTTATTGCCATTTTATGGTCGTGTACATATTGCCTATTTGCCAGAAGGCCGTGTTTTAGGTCTGTCTAAATTTGCACGTATTACTGAAATGTTTGCGCGTCGCTTGCAGATTCAGGAAAATCTGACTCAGCAAATCGCAGAGGCAGTGGCGGAAGTGACTGGCGCACGTGGTGTGGCTGTGGTAATTGATTCAGCCCATATGTGTATGATGATGCGTGGTGTCGGCAAGCAGGAATCGACTACGCGTACAGTTTCTTTTGTAGGTGATTTCAAAACCAATAAAGAAGAACGTCGTGAATTTCTGAGCGCAGTACCTGAAGCGTACTAACTGTTTAGATTTCAAAAGCCTCGACTATTGTTGAGGCTTTTTTATATGTACTTTAATTTGTCCAATTTTAAATAACATTCAGCTTGAGGATTCACCATGTCATCGATTTGGTTAGCAGGTCAAGGTTTAACCCAGAGTGAAACCACGATTGATTATCCCCGCTCTGATCGCCTGGTTGCAGGCAATCCAAAACGCTCCACCCAAAGTTTATATGAACATCCCAATATGAACTGTGGCATCTGGGAATGTGAAGTCGGTGCCTGGAATATCGTATTTGCTGAGAATAAACAGGAATTCTTTACGGTAATTGAAGGCGTAGTTCGCCTGCATAACGCCAACAAAGAAAGTTATGTCGAAATCAAAGCGGGTGATGCTGGGGTTATTCCACCCGGTTTTGTGGGGACTTTTGAAGTGGTAGAAACCGTCAAAAAATATTTTGTTGTAGTTGAAGCCTAAAA encodes:
- a CDS encoding Smr/MutS family protein, which encodes MSKHDSSLSKDQFNLLKQFKKQISNPQPRVEVEAPVVKTPEQEQADELELFRKQMQGVQKIDSGNIAKIEKTGKKKPDAQTLAKRAAAEGPMQTDETALSDTQAMLNPVGSQAALSYRIATLQHKVFEDFKAGNLRWYEAVDLHGCTVEEARVAVLQIIQMAKDENQNVIKIVHGKGPEAILKTYVNGWLRQHRDVLAFVSAPENQGGTGAVLVLLKRAEKNPKFKQ
- the folE gene encoding GTP cyclohydrolase I FolE, with translation MQQSYANILTAVGEDLNRPGLKDTPVRAAKAFSYLTSGYSQTLEEVTNNAVFPSDNHEMVLVKNIEFYSLCEHHLLPFYGRVHIAYLPEGRVLGLSKFARITEMFARRLQIQENLTQQIAEAVAEVTGARGVAVVIDSAHMCMMMRGVGKQESTTRTVSFVGDFKTNKEERREFLSAVPEAY
- a CDS encoding cupin domain-containing protein → MSSIWLAGQGLTQSETTIDYPRSDRLVAGNPKRSTQSLYEHPNMNCGIWECEVGAWNIVFAENKQEFFTVIEGVVRLHNANKESYVEIKAGDAGVIPPGFVGTFEVVETVKKYFVVVEA